The genome window CCACGGGCAACAACACGCTGGAGTTTGGTGCCTATGTGCAAGGCGCCGCTACCGCCGACATCATCCCTGGCGATTTCAGCGCGGTCACCAACTTCACCTTGGCTTATCAGTAAGTTTCCCCCCGCCACCCAAGGGTGGCGGGGGACGCTGACCGGAGATAAATAGGTGAAGACACTCATAACTGTCGCTATTGCCTCTTCATTGATGATGCTCCTCAGCCCTGATGTGGCTGCACGCACGGCGTCGCAGGGCGAAGGGGTCGTCACGCTGGGTGGAGAGATCGTTGACTCCGCCTGTGGGTTGGAGCTGGCCAGCGTCAATCAAACCATCGAAATGCCTCCTGAACCGATAGGCCGGCTTTTGCGCAACGCCGTCGGCGCTGTGCAGCCGTTCCAGTTACGCCTGGTCAATTGCTCCCTGACTCGCCCCGACCCGAATCGCCCCGGTGTAAACCTGCCTGATTGGGAACACCTGCGCGTCACGTTTGACGGGCCTCGCGACCGAGGCGGGATGTCCTTTGCGGTCTTTGGCGGTTCGCAGGGGGTGGCCCTGCACATTCAGGATGCGGCCGGTCAGGAGAGCGTTCCCGGTGTACCGATGGCGTTAATGCCTCTGGCCAATGGCGACATGACACTTCATTACACGCTTCGCCTGGTCGGTAATGGACTGCCATTGGTGACGGGTGCCCACGGTGCCGCAGTGCGGTTCAAGTTGGAATACTTTTGAACACGGGTTGCTTTAATGTTAAATACGTTGAAGGTCAAAAATACACTTCGTCCGAGTATCGTTGGCGGGTTGATGTCACTGGCAGGCACAGCAATGGGCGCCGCTGATATCGAGTTTAATACCGATGTTCTTGATCTTGTCGATCGCTCTAATATTGATTTGTCTCGGTTTGCGCGCAGCGGTTTTATCCTGCCCGGCACTTACTCGATGGTGGTACAGATCAATAGCCAGTCTATGGCTGAACATTCAATAGCGTTCTATCACCCTGATGACGACCCGAAAGGCAGTCAAGCCTGTTTGTCAGCGGAACTGGTGGAACAGTTGGGCCTGAAAGAGTCCGGTGCCGCCACACTTAAATGGTGGAAGGGCGGGCAGTGCCTGGACATTCAAAGT of Pseudomonas fluorescens contains these proteins:
- a CDS encoding fimbrial protein, which gives rise to MKTLITVAIASSLMMLLSPDVAARTASQGEGVVTLGGEIVDSACGLELASVNQTIEMPPEPIGRLLRNAVGAVQPFQLRLVNCSLTRPDPNRPGVNLPDWEHLRVTFDGPRDRGGMSFAVFGGSQGVALHIQDAAGQESVPGVPMALMPLANGDMTLHYTLRLVGNGLPLVTGAHGAAVRFKLEYF